Below is a genomic region from Trichoderma asperellum chromosome 2, complete sequence.
TCATGTTTCTCGTCACACAAACATGCTTCATTTCCACCCCTAACCCCCCTCCCGCGGCTCTTTCATCTCACGGCTAAGCTCGCTCACTCTTCAGCGTTGGACCCCAAAACTACACAAACAAACATCCTCCTtccatccatctccctctccctctccctctttgaTGTTGTACGGAAAGGcgtttggcggcggcggaggcgggAACCAAACAAGCTCTGGATTTGAGTTTGTTCTGCATGCATGAccttccccccctttttttctctctcttctttctctcctctttattctttaatatgcATCATTTGTTCTCTTTAGTTAGTGTAACTCGCATGGGGCTTTAACGAATGTATTCTTTGTTATCGTATTAATCTGACGAAAGCTGTATAAAACTGAATTTGATGCCATGTTTGATACTTGATTGACTGACATTACGCAAACCTCCTTCCTAGGTCCTTGAAGCTAAATCTTTAGTATCTTGAAGTTGGAGATGCTCAAATGCAGATGTAATGAGAgctgttaaaaaaaaaaaaaacgtacaTCAATTAACGTTGACcactaaataaataaaacttgtCTAATAGTATCATCATCCAGATAAGGCAGAAAACAAGACGACTTCCCCTTCTGCCCTCGAATTACACTCTCCCTTTATATCTGTCTGCTTTCTCCACAATGGGAGAGATGGGTATCATTTAAACTCTCGAATCAATGCCATGTCCGACCCCCTGACTCGTCCCCCCATTCAAGTTGTTCAACTCTACATCCTGATATGGCTCAGCCGTCTGGGCAGGAGATCGATAACTCATCCCCGCTGGCGTTGCAAGTGAAGCTTCAACATCGGTAGATCGTGCATAATTGGTATTCTCCATCACTCCATGCTCGACGTCTTTTTCGCTAACGTAGCCCAAACGGCCGACGCCAGCCCAGAAAGCCCGGTCTGGACTCCGAGGGCCCCAAGCCCAACCAGCACCAATGGTGATGGGCAGGTGATAATATCTGAAACTGAAGATAGCTGTAAAGGTGCCGATGGAAAAGCCGAACAAAATGTCAAAGCCATGGTGTCGGAAATTAAACCAGCGAGAAGCAGCGATGAAGATAGCTAGGCAAAAAGGTGCCACGGTGATAACGAGGAGATAAAcaggaggagctgctgcctgACGGCGCAACGCTTGTATACTGGAATTATACCTGATACTTTGACTCGCACTTTTGCTAGCCATGGGTGTGGTCGCATCATCGTCATACTGCTCAACCGCAGATGCTAAACGAGACGGAAAAGCAGCATGCACGTCATGGCTTGACGTGGATGTGCCCGTAGCTACAAACGGCATAGTTACGGCAAACTTGCTGGCAAGGAACAGCGAGAGGTAGAGAAGTCCGCCGGCTGAGGCCGCAGAATGGCCACTGGGATAGCTTCGAAAGCCATCGTCAAGCTTCGCCTTGTCGGTCTGCGTGCAGATATCGGCCGAAAAGAGCTGACCGATACTGTTGCCCAATGCGAATTCTCCCTTGAAGCCGCCAATGAGGTATTTCGATGCGTTTTCCAAGTCGGGTACGCATCGTGCAAGTAGATCAGGTCGAGGCTTGCCGCACATATTCTTGATGCCactaataaagaagaaaccaCAGCCAACTGACATGAGAAGTCCCAGTATACCAATGTGAAGCTCCCATAGTTTACGCTTCCAAACTAACGAAGCAGGGGTATTTTTAGGCACCGTTGCACCTGGCACAAATATGATGGAGAcaatgatgataatgacagCGGGGACTCCACTGCTCAAGACAAAGAGCAGCCAGTCCGGCACAGTCTCGTGTACCGTAAAAGGAAAGCTATAGTGGGCATCACCTCGTTAATCGTCTGGACAAGAAAGAACAATCTAGATCAAGCTCTTGGCAAAGCTTCAACGTGAAACTCACGAGATGTCTGGATCAACCAAGGAAAAGGGCCGTTTGTTGGGTGTAATTCGGCCCAAGACGTAGCCAACAGCAGTAACGATAATAAGAACAATCCAGTCGAAGATGTACGACGTAATGAGTCGGATTGAGGGCGGCCCCATTTTGGAATTGGGCCCAGGTCTGCTTATCTGTTGATATGAGCGCATCTGCCACAGaggagaaacaaagaaatggGCTATTAGGGAAGCATCAGAGGGAGAGGGGAGGCTAACGGGCGGTATAAATGAATTTGTGTCTAAGGGGAGAGCTTTAaactggagatggagatgggcagGGTTAAAGTTCGAGCCAGGGTCCTGTGGATAGCTCAGATCTCTCTCCGCTCAGTGGCTGTGGCGCCGCTAAACCGGGCGACTTTTCGGCTCAGGTGAGGATAATTGGGTAGATTCCACGGCACAGTGCCATTCTCCAGGGGACGCGTGGCAGTATTAGAGCACAGCCCATTTTGGAGGGCGCGAGACGTGACTAGCGGTGGTTGTGATGAAGGGTTTCTTTGCATTGTCTCATGTAATGCCACAGGGGGTGATGCCTGTGCATATCAATCACTCGCTGGCGAGGGACCGAGACGGGGGAGATTAATGAGAAAGACGGGGAAATGGTGAATCAAATAGGCACTGACCGTGTGGGCGGCTTGGCCCTTGGCTTTTGATGTTTCGATTCGCATGTGCCTGGCGATGAGAAAACCGTTGATGTTTCTGGATTGCCGAGATAAGTATCATCATCCCTGCCAGCATCTCAAGAATAGCACCACTCATGTAGCAACTCTACCTACCTGCAATGCCGAGTTGGTGACAAAACGATCCATGCAACTAGTAGGGGAAATGGAGTACTGTTTCGGAGTTACGAGGTCTTTTGCTTGGAATAGCACGAGTAAGATGAGAGAAGATGGCAGTGCAAGGCGCGCGCATCGCCGCCAAATGATTGCTAGCCAGCCGTTGAATCTGGAAACGGAAGTGGGTCGTGTGCGCAGCTTCCCAATGGCCAAGGAAGGGCCAAGGAAGGGTCAAGGAAGGGGCATTAGAAAATGCTTGGCAAGCGACACCCCtggtctctttctctttttgacGTAGCAGACGCCGGCTCTTCGCTCTTGGCTTCTTGGCTCTTTCCCGCCGACACTGTTCCCGTCTACGATCTCCGTAGGGCAGCACGAGGTTAAATCAACGTTAATCGACAAGCATTAGTAAGTCTGTTTAAAATAGGAATTTACAGTAGTAGGTATAACAGTTCCATTAAAATATCCTCGATAGGTCAGATTTCTGTTCCCCTTAACTCGTAGGTACTGATTTCTCCTCCCCACAGGCATGCACACAAGTGTGTATCCTCGATTGATACAAGTCTATGTATGAGCACcaaggacaaagagagagcggCGAATTGGCGAATCAAATCTCTTACCAAATACCTAGTCCTACAATATAGTGCTACAGTAGCTTAACTGGACACTATTAGTACCCGcctcatctctcttctttctttaggCGCTATGGGTTGGTTACGCGAGCCATGCTTCTCCTTACTAGGGGGCATATACCTACACGCTGTATAGAATGTGGATTAGCCTCGGTTTTATACGGTGATTcggaaaagggcaaaaagagagagaatcttCTTCGTAGCTAGCTATTGAATGTCAAATACTACTGCGTAGTATGTAGCATTACGCGGACTGAGACATTGGTGGCTTTCGCTGGCGAATCATCAAACGAGAAAGACCCTTAGCCGTCTCAGAGCCGTGGATGCTAAGACGATCCCTAACCAATGTGGCACCGAGCCTATTCAGGCTATTCAGCCAAGTAGAAGCCAATACGTTTAAAGCTCACAAGCAGCATATCAGCCACGACAATACCCGCGGGCATCACTCCCAAATTAACAAAGATGCGTGTAAGTTCATGAAGATTTGGCCTCAACAAGGCATATCGATAATAGCACATAATATACAGTCGCGCCAAGCTACAGTATAAGCCTTACCGCCGGCGCGTATACATAGCATcgtgtcttttctttttttctcccctttaCTTCTAAGAGCTCCTCCGTTCCCATTGGTTTATCTACAATTACTCCTTCGACGACCTCTTGTCTCTCCGCTTGCCGTGGTTGCGAGGCCGTGGTGTCACAACCCACTTGTTGACATTGTGCGTGCGGCGAGTCTTGTAACCGCTCTTGGTCTAAACGGGAATATATTATTAGCCACTTGTCCATTATCTAGGAGAATAGATTTCTCAACTTACCGGTCGGCCCCAAGGCGTCACGGGGTGACGATTACCCTTTGACTTTCCTCGACCACCACCGTGAGGGTGATCAACTATCGACATCGATTAATCATGTAATTTCGGTAGACGGGAAAAGAGGGACCAATTACCTTTGTTCATCGCCACACCACGAACGGTTGGTCGGATGTTCAACCACCGGCTTCGACCAGCCTTACCCAGCTGGCGGTAATGGTGGTGAACATTGCTGGAAACTCCAATGGTGGCGCATGCATCTTTGCTCACGCGACGGACTTCGCCACTCTGGAGCCGGACCTCGACATACTTGCCCGTCATGATCTTGGTACCGTcgtcttttgtctcttcatTCTTGTTCACTACTGTGGCAGATGTGCCTGCACTCCTGCAGAACACAGCACCTCTCTTTGCCGCTGATCCGACACAGAACACAGTTGTGCCAACGGGAATCATATGCATCGGCAAGCAGTTTCCTCGGAAAGCAGTTTTGGCTGCAAGGATACCTGGATCAATAACACCACCCATGCTGTCGAGCAGATCCTGAGGGATACCAGCACGATAACTGTGGACAATGTCACCGGCTCTTAGTCCATCTGCAGCAATGATGTACGACTTGCGTCCGGTAGCTTGCTCCGTGACCAGGGCAATGTGAGCACTGCGTCCAGGGTCGTATTCGATCCGCTCTACCAAGTGTGGCCCAGGGCGCCATCGTATGAAGTCGACAGTCCGTATTCTTCTCTTAGcacctcctcctcggtgTCTTACGGTAATTCTACCATAAACGTTTCGTCCTCCCTTGCCCTGGCCCTTTTTCGGAATCGTCAGAGGGAGGAACGGTCGTCCCTTCCAGAGGTGATCGTTTATCGGTCTTCGCAGATGTCGTACACCCGGCGTCCTGGGCTTATAAGTGCGCAGCATAACAGATCCGCTTGACTGCCTTTCGCTGCTAGCCGGCGTCTCAGTGGCACGCCCGCCAGCAGTAGAACCAGCTTTGGCCTTTGTTGCATAACCCCTCAGTGACAGATTGCTGAACGCCGAAAGGAGCTGGCGGCTGCTAAGAGCCGGAGCAATGGATAGTCTTGGTTTGAGCATTTTCGAAACTCTGTCTAAGTTTGCAGAGAAGAAATTCTAGATATTGAGGGGAATAATTTCCTATCTTGTTCGATTCGCATTTGGCGGGGAGTAAGAGAAACGTTCTATGCGCACAACGGCTCACAGCCCAGCAATTGGCCCAGAGCAGCCTCGTAAAATCGTAATTGCAGTGCCccaggagctggagatgacGGTCCCCAACGGCTCAGAAATCTCCAAGCGCCGTGCCTGTCGTGGTCGGGCAGATGGGCTTGGTCGTCGCAAATCGGACGACTGTCGTGCCTCTCTGGCTGGTCCCTCGTTGAAATTTCAACGGAGCCATGAAAAACGTTATGCCGGAGGAACGAGGAAGATGATTAGCTAAGCTGGGCTATCCCGCTCTAGCCTCTTTGTGCTCGGTAGGTGCTCTTGTGCCTCTCGCTAAAAGTGCTGGTAGCTGCAGAGCTCTAGTGCCTGCTCGCCGCACAGGCCGGGGCGCGACCAGCCACAAACCAAAGccctttcatttttttcagccaccagccaccGGCCAATGGCTTGTGCTCCCGCGCGACCTCGTCCTGCCCGCGGCGCGTTGGGCCAATCAGCGCCCCGTTGCCCCGCGGTTGCTACTGTTGACATTGGATTTTTCAAGGCCGCCCACCCCCGGCCCCGCGAGCAGCCGCCAAACGTCGCGTTGTGAGTCGTCGGTTTCGCTCACGTCTCGCATCCACTCGTCGCCCGCCCGCTTCTGCCTGCAGTACAATACAGCATCAGCACCCAAGCTTGGTAGCCTTTGCGGAAGCTCTCTCTTagcctttgttttttttctcttcactCTCTACACAGCTCAGTATCGATCAGTCCTCCCTCCATATCCATCCAGTCCACTCTTTGAGCCGCGATCCGGCCCTCGTCGCAAGATTGCAGGGCTGTCGACCAGCACCATTTACTGTACGGTATATCTCAGACCAGGCCCATCCCATCCAGCGTCCTTCACCGCTGTCCCGAACAGCTCGCACAACGTCgctacctttttttccttgtgcCCACTCATCAATTCGAGAAACGCCAGCCCTGGCTAGCACTCACGCTCACACACACGGCATTATATCATaggctcttttcttcttagctTGCCAGTATTTTTTCGTGCCGGGCAACCAATTTAATCGCGAGCCACGCCAACTCGTCGAGGTACGTACCAGCCGCGACGGCCCACTCCGCGCTCCCTGGCGGGTTTCTCCTCAAAACACAGCTCATCGCCCTCACCACCATCCTCTTTCGACATACACATTTTGCATCCCCAA
It encodes:
- a CDS encoding uncharacterized protein (EggNog:ENOG41~TransMembrane:5 (o33-53i83-105o125-146i303-322o334-352i)), giving the protein MRIETSKAKGQAAHTISRPGPNSKMGPPSIRLITSYIFDWIVLIIVTAVGYVLGRITPNKRPFSLVDPDISFPFTVHETVPDWLLFVLSSGVPAVIIIIVSIIFVPGATVPKNTPASLVWKRKLWELHIGILGLLMSVGCGFFFISGIKNMCGKPRPDLLARCVPDLENASKYLIGGFKGEFALGNSIGQLFSADICTQTDKAKLDDGFRSYPSGHSAASAGGLLYLSLFLASKFAVTMPFVATGTSTSSHDVHAAFPSRLASAVEQYDDDATTPMASKSASQSIRYNSSIQALRRQAAAPPVYLLVITVAPFCLAIFIAASRWFNFRHHGFDILFGFSIGTFTAIFSFRYYHLPITIGAGWAWGPRSPDRAFWAGVGRLGYVSEKDVEHGVMENTNYARSTDVEASLATPAGMSYRSPAQTAEPYQDVELNNLNGGTSQGVGHGIDSRV
- a CDS encoding mitochondrial 54S ribosomal protein uL2m (EggNog:ENOG41~BUSCO:EOG092D23RQ); the protein is MLKPRLSIAPALSSRQLLSAFSNLSLRGYATKAKAGSTAGGRATETPASSERQSSGSVMLRTYKPRTPGVRHLRRPINDHLWKGRPFLPLTIPKKGQGKGGRNVYGRITVRHRGGGAKRRIRTVDFIRWRPGPHLVERIEYDPGRSAHIALVTEQATGRKSYIIAADGLRAGDIVHSYRAGIPQDLLDSMGGVIDPGILAAKTAFRGNCLPMHMIPVGTTVFCVGSAAKRGAVFCRSAGTSATVVNKNEETKDDGTKIMTGKYVEVRLQSGEVRRVSKDACATIGVSSNVHHHYRQLGKAGRSRWLNIRPTVRGVAMNKVDHPHGGGRGKSKGNRHPVTPWGRPTKSGYKTRRTHNVNKWVVTPRPRNHGKRRDKRSSKE
- a CDS encoding uncharacterized protein (EggNog:ENOG41~TransMembrane:6 (i21-44o74-97i118-139o209-228i294-313o325-343i)), which gives rise to MGPPSIRLITSYIFDWIVLIIVTAVGYVLGRITPNKRPFSLVDPDISFPFTVHETVPDWLLFVLSSGVPAVIIIIVSIIFVPGATVPKNTPASLVWKRKLWELHIGILGLLMSVGCGFFFISGIKNMCGKPRPDLLARCVPDLENASKYLIGGFKGEFALGNSIGQLFSADICTQTDKAKLDDGFRSYPSGHSAASAGGLLYLSLFLASKFAVTMPFVATGTSTSSHDVHAAFPSRLASAVEQYDDDATTPMASKSASQSIRYNSSIQALRRQAAAPPVYLLVITVAPFCLAIFIAASRWFNFRHHGFDILFGFSIGTFTAIFSFRYYHLPITIGAGWAWGPRSPDRAFWAGVGRLGYVSEKDVEHGVMENTNYARSTDVEASLATPAGMSYRSPAQTAEPYQDVELNNLNGGTSQGVGHGIDSRV
- a CDS encoding uncharacterized protein (EggNog:ENOG41~TransMembrane:5 (o12-30i59-81o101-122i279-298o310-328i)) encodes the protein MRSYQQISRPGPNSKMGPPSIRLITSYIFDWIVLIIVTAVGYVLGRITPNKRPFSLVDPDISFPFTVHETVPDWLLFVLSSGVPAVIIIIVSIIFVPGATVPKNTPASLVWKRKLWELHIGILGLLMSVGCGFFFISGIKNMCGKPRPDLLARCVPDLENASKYLIGGFKGEFALGNSIGQLFSADICTQTDKAKLDDGFRSYPSGHSAASAGGLLYLSLFLASKFAVTMPFVATGTSTSSHDVHAAFPSRLASAVEQYDDDATTPMASKSASQSIRYNSSIQALRRQAAAPPVYLLVITVAPFCLAIFIAASRWFNFRHHGFDILFGFSIGTFTAIFSFRYYHLPITIGAGWAWGPRSPDRAFWAGVGRLGYVSEKDVEHGVMENTNYARSTDVEASLATPAGMSYRSPAQTAEPYQDVELNNLNGGTSQGVGHGIDSRV